One window from the genome of Pedobacter schmidteae encodes:
- a CDS encoding SRPBCC family protein, with the protein MSDNNVSLHRVLKASPEKVYRAFTEALAMASWLPPYGFLCTVHEFDVRVGGSFKMSFHNFTTGNGHSFGGEYLELKANEFLKYSDKFDDPNLPGEMITSVWLRKVIVGTEIKITQTGIPAVIPAEMCYLGWQESLEKLAKLVEPEIPDA; encoded by the coding sequence ATGTCAGACAACAATGTTTCTTTACACAGGGTGCTTAAAGCATCACCAGAAAAAGTATATCGTGCATTTACCGAAGCCTTGGCAATGGCTTCCTGGTTACCTCCTTACGGATTCCTTTGTACTGTACATGAATTTGATGTACGGGTTGGAGGTTCCTTCAAAATGTCTTTTCACAATTTTACCACGGGCAACGGGCACTCATTTGGAGGTGAATACCTTGAGCTAAAAGCTAATGAATTTTTGAAGTACTCAGATAAATTTGATGACCCAAATTTGCCGGGTGAAATGATTACCTCTGTCTGGCTCCGCAAAGTGATTGTAGGTACAGAGATAAAAATTACGCAGACAGGAATTCCAGCTGTTATTCCTGCCGAAATGTGTTACCTGGGCTGGCAGGAATCCCTTGAAAAACTGGCCAAGCTTGTTGAGCCTGAAATACCTGATGCTTAG
- a CDS encoding peptide-binding protein, producing MKKIKLTLVVILSFLLLNVYGSDKLLFVSTKGNDNNPGTKEKPLATLKRAQAAVRSLKGKVTVYIRGGVYYLSEPLVFTNKDSRAQGAEVIFNAYPGEKVAVSGGRPLLLKWEGHGGAIKKAKVGQSLLFDQLFINGKQQRMARYPNYNPGIKIFGGYAADATEPTRVKRWSNPEGGFVHAMHKHEWGGYQYQIMGKTDKDSLLLEGGYQNNRQMGMHHKNRFVENIFEELDTVGEWFLNKKEQMLYYYPPAGIDLSKALVEVPLLESVFEFRGTAENPVKNISIEGIEIKHTLRTFMKTKEPLLRSDWTIYRSGALFMEGAENCSVKNVFFNTVGGNAIFMSNYNRNNKVEGCHIAYAGASGVCFVGDPKAVRSPSFEYHEFVPLKDMDTLVGPKTNNYPANCSVENTLMYGLGQVEKQVAGVQISIAMDITVSHNTIYNVPRAGINISEGTWGGHVIAYNDVFNTVLESGDHGAFNSWGRDRYWHPDYKQLSDLTAAHPNLVSLDAIKTVTIHDNRFRCDHGWDIDLDDGSSNYHIYNNVCLNGGLKLREGFNRIVENNIMINNSFHPHVWFKNSGDIFRYNIVGNNYAPIRLQAWGKQVDFNLFPDQNALLEAQKEGVDAHSAFGQPGFINAASGDYRVNPESPALKLGFKNFQMNRFGITSAALKAVAQAVQLPAVVTDVKGSGTEKYDFFGAVVKNLNTLGERSATGMASETGVLVLDVPKNSVLHGKLLPNDVILGLNSADVKDVKSLARIRMGLQFHSSTKIEVFRNQSARQLEIPLK from the coding sequence ATGAAAAAGATCAAATTAACGTTAGTTGTTATTCTGAGTTTTTTACTGCTGAATGTTTATGGTTCAGATAAATTGCTCTTTGTTTCCACTAAAGGGAATGACAACAATCCGGGTACAAAGGAGAAACCCTTGGCTACCTTAAAAAGGGCGCAGGCAGCGGTAAGGTCATTAAAAGGGAAGGTAACGGTTTATATTCGCGGTGGTGTGTATTATCTTTCCGAGCCTTTGGTTTTTACGAATAAGGATTCGCGTGCGCAAGGTGCTGAAGTTATCTTTAATGCTTACCCGGGTGAAAAGGTTGCCGTTAGTGGTGGCCGTCCGCTTTTATTAAAATGGGAAGGTCACGGGGGCGCTATCAAAAAAGCAAAAGTTGGACAATCATTGCTTTTTGATCAGTTGTTTATCAATGGCAAGCAGCAACGGATGGCTCGATATCCTAATTATAACCCCGGAATTAAGATTTTTGGTGGTTATGCAGCAGATGCCACTGAGCCGACCAGGGTAAAACGATGGAGCAATCCTGAAGGAGGATTTGTGCATGCGATGCATAAACACGAATGGGGCGGCTACCAGTACCAGATTATGGGCAAGACCGACAAGGACAGCCTTTTATTGGAAGGTGGTTATCAGAACAACCGGCAAATGGGGATGCATCATAAAAACCGTTTTGTGGAGAATATTTTTGAGGAACTGGATACCGTTGGCGAATGGTTTCTTAATAAAAAAGAACAGATGCTTTATTATTATCCACCCGCTGGTATCGACCTTTCAAAAGCATTGGTAGAAGTTCCATTGCTGGAGTCGGTTTTTGAATTTAGGGGAACTGCAGAAAATCCGGTGAAAAATATCAGCATTGAAGGGATTGAGATTAAACACACTTTAAGAACCTTTATGAAGACCAAAGAGCCTTTGTTACGTAGTGACTGGACTATCTACCGGAGCGGGGCTTTATTTATGGAAGGTGCAGAAAACTGTTCGGTAAAGAACGTTTTTTTCAATACAGTAGGAGGGAATGCCATTTTTATGAGCAATTACAATCGAAACAATAAAGTAGAGGGCTGTCATATTGCTTATGCAGGTGCCAGTGGCGTTTGCTTTGTGGGAGATCCGAAAGCGGTGCGTTCTCCAAGTTTTGAGTATCATGAATTTGTGCCTTTAAAAGATATGGACACCCTTGTTGGCCCTAAAACCAATAACTACCCGGCCAATTGCAGTGTAGAGAATACGTTGATGTATGGATTGGGACAGGTAGAAAAACAGGTGGCCGGTGTACAGATATCTATAGCTATGGACATCACGGTAAGCCACAACACCATTTATAATGTTCCGCGGGCAGGTATAAATATTAGCGAAGGAACCTGGGGTGGACATGTGATTGCTTATAATGATGTATTTAATACCGTATTGGAATCGGGAGATCATGGCGCTTTTAACTCCTGGGGGAGAGATCGTTATTGGCATCCCGACTACAAACAGTTGTCTGATTTAACTGCAGCCCATCCTAATTTGGTGAGTCTTGATGCCATTAAAACGGTTACTATTCACGATAACCGCTTCAGGTGCGACCATGGTTGGGATATTGATCTGGACGACGGTTCTTCAAATTATCATATTTATAATAATGTATGTTTGAATGGAGGGTTGAAACTACGGGAAGGTTTTAACCGCATTGTTGAAAATAATATTATGATCAACAATTCTTTTCACCCACACGTTTGGTTTAAAAATAGTGGAGATATATTCAGGTATAATATTGTGGGCAACAATTATGCACCTATCCGATTGCAAGCCTGGGGCAAACAGGTGGATTTTAATCTATTTCCGGATCAGAATGCATTACTTGAAGCACAAAAAGAAGGGGTTGATGCACACTCGGCATTTGGTCAGCCAGGTTTTATTAATGCGGCTTCCGGCGATTACCGCGTAAACCCGGAATCACCGGCACTTAAGCTTGGGTTCAAAAACTTCCAGATGAACAGGTTTGGGATAACTTCAGCTGCTTTGAAGGCTGTTGCTCAAGCGGTTCAGTTGCCTGCGGTTGTAACTGACGTTAAAGGATCGGGAACTGAAAAATATGATTTTTTTGGAGCTGTTGTTAAAAACCTCAATACATTAGGTGAACGTTCTGCAACAGGAATGGCAAGCGAAACGGGGGTACTGGTTTTAGATGTCCCAAAAAATAGTGTACTGCATGGAAAGCTATTGCCAAATGATGTGATCTTAGGTCTGAATAGTGCAGATGTGAAAGATGTGAAAAGTCTTGCCAGGATTAGAATGGGACTTCAATTTCATTCGAGTACAAAGATTGAGGTGTTTAGAAATCAAAGTGCCAGGCAATTGGAAATCCCTTTAAAGTAA
- a CDS encoding RagB/SusD family nutrient uptake outer membrane protein, producing MKRYHIFSLLCILLVTFNITACKKGLEESPKTFVSPDIFFSNPDSYELAVVGIYTSLPLFSGNRAMLLEMCTDIYGTPSSAFEQALPTYKNDPDPSMYNTREAWSSAYAIIKNANFIIEQLPNGPLSDTKKNQLMGEARFLRAYAYFYLVQLYGAVPMPIKTAKNYSDLQAPRTSEAEVYNLILDDLTFAEANMPDDAAVKGRAYKLVSTALLAKVYLTMAGNPLKQTKYLVNARDKALAVINSKKFQLVADFAEVFHKTTYTTESIWEKLYETGRGGSPGHGLTVTAPGYTPILLPADWFINSFAKGDQRKEWGIVQNYKDPKGVVLNPFFRKFADVSVIDAGTTASAAIVNYTFPYMRLAEMYLIAAEAENEMNGPANAYQYINEIRKRARVNKADLTNVPDLTGLSKDQFRAAVLMERKWELCLEGSTWFDLKRTDNFQLIQTRRGSGLTNPIGLYNQTWLIPDNEVVNNNIAQNPRYH from the coding sequence ATGAAACGATATCATATATTTTCTTTGTTGTGCATACTGTTGGTTACTTTCAATATCACAGCATGTAAAAAGGGGCTGGAAGAAAGCCCAAAAACATTTGTCTCTCCGGATATATTTTTTAGCAACCCCGATAGTTATGAACTGGCTGTGGTGGGTATTTATACAAGTCTTCCCTTGTTTAGCGGTAATCGCGCAATGCTACTGGAGATGTGTACAGACATTTATGGTACGCCTTCATCGGCTTTTGAACAGGCATTGCCTACCTATAAAAATGATCCGGATCCATCAATGTACAACACCCGAGAGGCATGGTCAAGCGCTTACGCCATCATTAAGAATGCAAATTTCATTATTGAGCAACTGCCAAATGGCCCTTTGTCTGACACTAAAAAAAATCAGCTGATGGGAGAAGCCCGTTTTTTAAGGGCATATGCTTACTTTTATCTGGTACAATTGTATGGAGCCGTCCCTATGCCCATTAAAACTGCGAAAAATTATAGCGATCTACAGGCCCCCCGCACATCGGAAGCCGAAGTTTATAACCTGATACTTGACGATCTGACCTTTGCCGAGGCCAATATGCCCGATGATGCCGCAGTTAAAGGACGTGCTTATAAACTTGTCTCAACTGCGTTGTTGGCCAAGGTATATCTCACCATGGCTGGGAATCCTTTGAAACAAACAAAGTATCTTGTAAATGCCAGGGACAAGGCTTTGGCGGTTATCAATTCCAAAAAGTTTCAACTGGTAGCCGATTTTGCAGAGGTTTTTCATAAAACAACCTATACAACAGAGTCCATCTGGGAGAAACTTTATGAGACCGGGCGGGGAGGAAGTCCGGGACATGGTCTTACCGTTACCGCACCTGGTTATACGCCTATTCTTCTTCCGGCCGACTGGTTTATCAACAGTTTTGCAAAAGGTGACCAGAGAAAAGAATGGGGTATTGTGCAAAACTATAAAGACCCTAAAGGAGTAGTGCTGAACCCGTTTTTTCGCAAGTTCGCTGACGTATCTGTAATCGACGCCGGAACCACTGCTTCGGCGGCAATTGTAAACTACACATTTCCCTACATGCGACTGGCAGAGATGTACCTGATTGCTGCTGAGGCCGAGAACGAAATGAACGGACCGGCAAATGCCTATCAGTATATCAATGAAATCAGGAAAAGGGCCAGGGTAAACAAAGCAGATCTGACTAATGTTCCTGACCTGACCGGGCTTTCAAAAGATCAGTTCCGGGCTGCGGTACTGATGGAACGGAAATGGGAACTTTGCCTGGAAGGTAGTACCTGGTTTGATTTAAAAAGAACAGATAATTTTCAGCTCATTCAAACACGTAGGGGTAGCGGTTTGACCAACCCAATAGGGCTTTACAACCAAACCTGGCTGATTCCCGATAATGAGGTTGTAAACAATAATATTGCTCAGAATCCACGCTATCATTAA
- a CDS encoding GNAT family N-acetyltransferase encodes MKLTTERLILRPWVASDAADLYKYAKDERIGPIAGWAPHKSVEESAEIIKTVFSKKEVFAVALKEDNHAIGCIGILMGKDSNFPISEEEGEVAYWIGVPFWGQGLIPEALNAIIAHAFETLKLKELWCGFFEENEKSKRAQEKCGFKHSHIVENQYNQFMNDYHVEYISRLSRVEWLNQDLKS; translated from the coding sequence ATGAAACTGACAACAGAAAGATTGATTTTACGCCCGTGGGTGGCATCAGATGCAGCAGACTTGTATAAGTATGCAAAAGATGAAAGGATAGGGCCAATAGCAGGATGGGCTCCACACAAAAGTGTTGAAGAAAGTGCTGAGATTATTAAGACGGTATTTTCAAAAAAGGAAGTCTTTGCGGTAGCGTTAAAGGAAGACAACCATGCCATAGGCTGTATTGGAATATTGATGGGTAAAGACAGCAACTTTCCGATTAGTGAAGAAGAAGGCGAGGTGGCTTACTGGATTGGTGTACCATTCTGGGGGCAAGGTTTAATACCTGAGGCTTTAAATGCGATTATTGCGCATGCTTTTGAAACACTAAAACTGAAGGAACTTTGGTGTGGCTTTTTTGAGGAGAATGAAAAGTCGAAGCGGGCACAGGAAAAATGTGGCTTTAAACATTCTCATATTGTTGAGAACCAATATAATCAATTTATGAACGACTATCATGTAGAGTATATCAGTCGATTATCAAGGGTAGAGTGGTTAAACCAGGATCTCAAATCTTAA
- a CDS encoding AraC family transcriptional regulator encodes MDTSLFTSIDIGIKYSESALNGQVGSPLKLSYLVLIYVRDGNALVSINFKTYRINKASVLVLSEDDMVMFQRKTPDFRIQCFMIDKPFASDIAFDLPNNLFSYLHHYPVQRLNKLQQQQLFFWDQQCHYILNHCAVYLKRMLCSHFQNLFLAISEQMNQTVLQKEQQFSRKEELCWKFWDLIGKHARMHRDVAFYAEQLHITPFYLSQITKDFLAEVPKDLINRQVVLEIKALLKSTDKSINEIAYKLNFVDPSYMGRYFKRETGLSLTEFRKQL; translated from the coding sequence TTGGATACTTCTCTATTTACCAGCATCGACATTGGGATAAAGTATAGCGAAAGTGCTTTAAACGGACAGGTAGGCTCGCCTTTAAAACTGTCGTACCTTGTATTGATTTACGTACGTGATGGAAACGCATTGGTAAGTATCAACTTCAAAACGTATCGAATAAACAAAGCGTCGGTCCTGGTGTTATCGGAAGATGATATGGTCATGTTTCAGCGTAAAACGCCAGACTTCAGGATACAATGTTTTATGATAGATAAGCCCTTTGCCAGCGATATAGCCTTTGACTTGCCCAATAACCTTTTTAGTTATTTACATCACTATCCTGTGCAACGACTAAATAAGCTACAACAGCAACAATTATTTTTTTGGGATCAACAGTGCCACTATATACTGAACCATTGCGCAGTCTATCTAAAAAGAATGTTATGCAGTCACTTTCAGAATCTATTTTTAGCTATTTCTGAACAAATGAACCAAACAGTCCTTCAGAAAGAACAGCAATTTAGCAGAAAGGAAGAATTGTGCTGGAAATTTTGGGACCTGATTGGTAAACATGCGAGAATGCACCGTGATGTTGCCTTTTATGCAGAACAACTTCATATTACCCCTTTTTATTTATCGCAGATAACGAAAGACTTTTTAGCCGAGGTGCCAAAGGATTTGATCAATCGGCAGGTAGTTCTTGAAATAAAAGCCCTACTGAAATCGACAGATAAAAGCATCAATGAAATTGCATACAAATTAAATTTTGTGGACCCGTCTTATATGGGCAGATATTTTAAACGGGAAACAGGGCTATCGCTTACAGAATTTCGAAAGCAGCTGTAA